From one Ooceraea biroi isolate clonal line C1 chromosome 7, Obir_v5.4, whole genome shotgun sequence genomic stretch:
- the LOC105282337 gene encoding potential E3 ubiquitin-protein ligase ariadne-2: MSSENDSEMDCSDSDCGDPGYEDYYNVQPWDGEVDNDGDPEQNRRDPEYAVYDCLKVEEVERLLNESVEMLSTSLHITPSLAKVLLHAHNWSLQDIVTKYHTNASSLLINSKIKPTPPEQVSGLRDQKGGMCSVCVVVLPADKFSTLTCGHSFCKDCWCMHFEVQITQGISTGISCMAQNCIVLAPEDFVLSLLTKPNMRERYQQFAFCDYVKSHPQLRFCPGPNCQIVLRSKEQRAKRVMCSSCKTVFCFRCSMDYHAPTDCGTIKKWLTKCADDSETANYISAHTKDCPKCHICIEKNGGCNHMQCYNCKHDFCWMCLGDWKAHGSEYYECSRYKENPNIAHESVHAQAREALKKYLHYYERWENHSKSLKLEEQTTEHIKMRINQKVMNASGTWIDWQHLFEAASLLARCRYTLQYTYPYAYYMESGPRKELFEYQQAQLEAEIENLSWKIERAETTDRGDLENQMDIAEKRRVTLLKDFLEV, translated from the exons TGTGGAGATCCGGGCTACGAAGACTACTACAACGTTCAACCGTGGGATGGCGAAGTGGACAACGACGGGGATCCCGAGCAAAATAGGAGGGACCCGGAGTACGCGGTGTACGACTGCCTGAAGGTCGAAGAGGTGGAACGACTGCTGAACGAGAGTGTAGAGATGCTAAGCACTAGCCTTCACATAACGCCATCCCTAGCCAAAGTGTTGTTACACGCACACAACTGGTCGTTGCAGGACATCGTGACAAAGTACCACACCAATGCTTccagtttattaattaattccaagATTAAACCCACCCCTCCCGAACAAGTGTCCGGATTGAGAGACCAGAAGGGTGGTATGTGCTCAGTATGCGTTGTAGTTTTACCCGCAGACAAGTTCTCCACGCTCACGTGTGGACACTCGTTTTGCAAAGACTGTTGGTGTATGCATTTCGAAGTACAAATAACTCAAGGTATATCTACCG GCATAAGTTGCATGGCGCAAAATTGCATCGTACTAGCTCCGGAGGACTTTGTCCTTTCCTTACTCACTAAGCCTAACATGCGAGAGAGGTATCAACAATTTGCCTTCTGCGATTACGTCAAGTCTCATCCGCAATTGCGATTCTGCCCTGGTCCAAATTGCCAAATAGTTTTGCGCTCGAAGGAGCAGCGAGCAAAGAGGGTCATGTGTTCATCGTGCAAAACTGTATTCTG CTTCCGATGTAGCATGGATTATCACGCACCCACCGATTGCGGTACTATCAAGAAGTGGCTGACGAAGTGCGCGGATGATTCCGAGACGGCCAATTACATTAGCGCTCACACCAAAGAT TGTCCGAAATGCCACATCTGCATAGAGAAAAACGGCGGTTGCAATCACATGCAGTGTTACAACTGTAAACACGACTTTTGCTGGATGTGCCTTGGCGATTGGAAAGCGCACGGTAGCGAGTACTACGAGTGCTCGCGTTACAAGGAGAATCCAAACATCGCGCACGAGAGCGTTCATGCACAAGCGAGGGAAGCCCTCAAAAAGTATCTCCATTATTACGAGAGA TGGGAAAATCATAGCAAGTCGCTAAAGCTGGAGGAACAAACGACGGAGCATATCAAGATGAGAATCAACCAGAAGGTGATGAACGCGAGCGGTACGTGGATAGATTGGCAGCATCTGTTCGAGGCTGCGTCGCTCTTGGCACGTTGCCGTTACACCTTACAGTACACGTATCCGTATGCCTATTACATGGAATCGGGTCCGCGCAAAGAATTG TTTGAGTATCAGCAAGCTCAATTAGAAGCTGAAATAGAGAATTTGTCGTGGAAGATTGAACGAGCCGAAACAACGGATCGTGGAGACTTGGAGAATCAAATGGATATCGCAGAGAAGCGTCGCGTTACTTTGCTAAAGGATTTCCTGGAGGTGTAA